One region of Trichoderma breve strain T069 chromosome 7 map unlocalized scaffold00007, whole genome shotgun sequence genomic DNA includes:
- a CDS encoding GINS complex protein domain-containing protein, whose translation MVIALHDITPQAVTSITTAQTMALPLPLGLVPSEAAFLCEMELVTVVPRQRLESIELLSGSTPKLRPPHRADLPLWLAILLKKQRRANIVPPAWLHPDSLREIVTYETAIDVKDWAPPPPPPVRADSRGNSRRLNSTDTDIILSPPFLPSCTTAAPAGALPYHWFEFAEMLLAHASDDVPSASEVRSLLRDLQEARSAKMRSKITQPESHGEGVTSLRGVGAMELAESRGFVASVAEGVRKIGASAETTRREEEEEHGQDMDDDSDDDMGL comes from the exons ccaccgcccaAACGATGGCTTTGCCTCTCCCCCTGGGCCTGGTGCCTTCAGAGGCCGCCTTTCTGTGCGAAATGGAGCTCGTCACGGTCGTTCCCCGCCAGCGCCTCGAGAGCATTGAGCTTCTCTCG GGCTCGACTCCCAAGCTTCGTCCGCCACACCGCGCCGACCTGCCTCTCTGGCTAGCAATTCTCCTCAAGAAGCAACGACGCGCCAATATTGTGCCTCCGGCATGGCTCCATCCCGATTCCCTTCGCGAAATCGTCACCTACGAAACCGCCATCGATGTCAAGGATTGGGCACCTCCCCCTCCGCCGCCCGTTAGAGCCGACAGCAGAGGCAATTCGAGGAGACTCAACTCTACAGATACCGATATCATATTGTCGCCTCCGTTTCTGCCGTCCTGCACGactgcagctccagcaggtGCCCTACCGTACCATTGGTTCGAGTTCGCCGAGATGCTTCTCGCACACGCGAGCGATGATGTTCCGTCCGCCTCAGAAGTTCGCTCTCTTTTAAGAGATCTGCAGGAAGCTCGATCCGCCAAGATGAGATCTAAAATCACACAGCCTGAAAGTCACGGCGAAGGCGTCACGAGTCTTCGTGGCGTTGGGGCCATGGAGCTTGCTGAGAGCAGAGGGTTTGTTGCTAGTGTAGCTGAAGGCGTTCGCAAAATCGGTGCAAGTGCCGAAACCACGCGGcgtgaagaagaggaggaacaTGGCCAAGATATGGACGATGATAGCGACGATGACATGGgtctttga